A region from the Rhizobium sp. ARZ01 genome encodes:
- the thiD gene encoding bifunctional hydroxymethylpyrimidine kinase/phosphomethylpyrimidine kinase, which produces MTAIALTIAGSDSGGGAGMQADIKTFSALGVYGASVITAITAQNTKGVSAVEDISAPVIAAQMEAIFTDLKVDAVKIGVVSRVETIEVIADGLRQFDIRPVLDPVMIATSGDRLLREEAIEALIGELVPLARIVTPNLPEAALLTGSPIATDRPAMVRQAEAIMRAGAGAVLVKGGHSRSADSTDLFFDGEELLELPAPRIETENDHGTGCTLAAAITANLAKGYSLKEAVGRAKTYLHEALWAGRNLRIGQGRGPVHHFHRWWPA; this is translated from the coding sequence TGCCGGATCCGATAGCGGCGGCGGCGCCGGCATGCAGGCGGACATCAAGACCTTTTCGGCGCTCGGCGTTTACGGCGCGAGCGTCATCACCGCAATCACGGCGCAGAACACGAAAGGGGTGAGCGCCGTCGAGGACATCTCCGCGCCTGTCATTGCCGCCCAGATGGAGGCGATCTTCACCGACCTGAAGGTCGATGCCGTGAAGATTGGCGTGGTCTCGCGCGTCGAGACGATCGAAGTGATTGCCGACGGGCTGAGGCAGTTTGATATTCGGCCGGTCCTGGACCCGGTGATGATCGCCACCTCCGGTGACCGGCTGCTGCGAGAAGAAGCCATCGAGGCCCTGATCGGCGAACTCGTTCCCCTCGCCCGGATCGTGACGCCCAACCTGCCCGAGGCGGCGCTCTTGACAGGATCGCCGATCGCCACGGATCGGCCGGCGATGGTTCGACAGGCCGAAGCGATCATGCGGGCCGGCGCCGGCGCCGTTCTCGTCAAGGGCGGGCACAGCCGGAGCGCCGACAGCACCGACCTGTTCTTCGACGGCGAGGAGCTTCTGGAACTGCCCGCTCCGCGCATCGAGACCGAGAACGACCACGGCACGGGCTGCACGCTGGCAGCGGCGATTACCGCCAATCTCGCTAAGGGGTACTCGCTGAAGGAGGCGGTCGGTCGCGCCAAAACTTATCTGCACGAGGCGCTGTGGGCCGGGCGAAATCTACGGATCGGGCAGGGGCGGGGGCCAGTGCATCACTTTCATCGCTGGTGGCCGGCGTGA